One stretch of Candidatus Dadabacteria bacterium DNA includes these proteins:
- a CDS encoding DUF4760 domain-containing protein — translation MDFGNFAGWVRRNGYKVAVAILVVLAVAVLNASWVTAFATIALAVGGLTEGYLYSRDAKRRNTLDVIMRTDSDPLLKEAGDSIRKRVDGKDGIRDYSVLDRREDRSNIARIMNHYETIALSACEGITDKSVIKEQFRSSIVFLVKTFVLGEETDKSKPASTYTREEAEEYFPNLLILYKELDSESGG, via the coding sequence ATGGACTTTGGGAACTTTGCGGGATGGGTCAGAAGGAATGGCTACAAAGTGGCGGTTGCGATTTTGGTCGTTCTTGCCGTTGCAGTTTTGAATGCTTCCTGGGTTACGGCGTTTGCGACCATTGCGCTTGCGGTCGGCGGTTTAACTGAGGGTTATCTCTATAGCAGGGATGCTAAAAGGCGCAACACTCTTGATGTGATAATGCGGACGGACTCGGACCCTTTGCTCAAGGAAGCGGGGGACTCAATCAGGAAAAGAGTGGACGGCAAGGATGGCATCAGGGACTATTCCGTTCTTGACAGAAGGGAAGACAGGTCTAACATTGCGAGGATTATGAATCACTATGAAACGATTGCGCTATCGGCTTGTGAAGGCATAACGGACAAATCTGTTATTAAGGAGCAGTTCAGGAGTTCAATAGTTTTTCTTGTCAAAACTTTTGTTTTGGGTGAAGAAACTGACAAGTCAAAACCTGCAAGCACCTACACGCGGGAAGAGGCTGAGGAATACTTTCCAAATCTCCTTATTCTCTATAAAGAGTTGGATTCCGAAAGCGGCGGGTGA
- a CDS encoding NADPH-dependent assimilatory sulfite reductase hemoprotein subunit, producing the protein MPEKKKSKVEVIKEGSGYLRGTISETLAGEESHFSEADYQLLKFHGIYQQDDRDLRQQLKKEGKERKYMFMVRTKNPGGGEMSPRQWEALCEASDRFADGTLRVTTRQTIQFHGIGKDNLKNTIRHLNDNFVPTNGACGDVNRNTVAGPVSDITGGETFDAQKLAREIAENLSFKTPAYYDVWMDGEMLTGDAPAGGEVEPLYGKTYLPRKFKIGIAEEHDNSVDAHTNDIGIIPVAGGGLRGYNILVGGGLGSHHRQSKTFPRLADPLGFVSEDKIHPALKAILEFQRDNGDRSDRKHARMKYVVEEWGIGRVREEIEKRAGFDFEPVKEFSLRQPENHLGWHAQNDPSLMYVGIFIENGRISDTGGSRAKTCIREIVRDTGAGVRLTALQNIILSNIPAGRAEEVKRRLKDGGVKTEGEYSEARLNSMACPALPTCGLALAEAERYMPSLISRLEDMGYGDERIKIRMSGCPNACSRTPTSEIGLIGASPGKYNIYLGGNFEGTRLNSLFEEMVSEEELAPKIAGFIDFYRKEAESGEAFGDFCDRVGFEAIKKATRPEGVEPPTS; encoded by the coding sequence ATGCCGGAAAAGAAGAAATCCAAGGTTGAAGTTATCAAAGAGGGCAGCGGCTACCTGCGCGGAACCATAAGCGAAACCCTTGCGGGCGAAGAGTCCCACTTCTCCGAGGCGGACTACCAGCTCCTCAAGTTTCACGGCATATACCAGCAGGACGACCGCGACCTGCGCCAGCAACTCAAAAAAGAGGGCAAAGAGCGCAAATACATGTTCATGGTGCGCACCAAAAACCCGGGCGGAGGGGAGATGTCGCCCCGTCAGTGGGAGGCGCTTTGCGAGGCGTCAGACCGCTTTGCGGACGGCACACTGCGGGTTACCACACGCCAGACCATACAGTTTCACGGAATCGGCAAAGACAACCTCAAAAACACCATCCGCCACCTGAACGACAACTTCGTCCCCACAAACGGCGCGTGCGGAGATGTGAACAGAAACACGGTCGCGGGGCCCGTGTCGGACATAACGGGCGGCGAAACGTTTGACGCGCAGAAACTGGCGCGGGAGATCGCGGAAAACCTGTCGTTCAAAACCCCGGCGTATTACGACGTGTGGATGGACGGCGAGATGCTCACGGGAGACGCCCCCGCAGGCGGCGAAGTTGAGCCGCTTTACGGCAAAACATACCTGCCGCGCAAGTTCAAGATCGGCATCGCCGAAGAGCATGACAACTCCGTTGACGCCCACACAAACGACATCGGCATCATTCCCGTGGCGGGCGGCGGCCTCAGGGGCTACAACATTCTGGTCGGCGGCGGGCTGGGCAGCCATCACCGGCAGTCAAAAACCTTCCCGCGCCTCGCAGACCCGCTCGGCTTTGTGAGCGAAGACAAAATCCACCCCGCCCTGAAGGCGATACTTGAGTTCCAGAGAGACAACGGCGACCGGAGCGACCGCAAACACGCGCGGATGAAATACGTGGTTGAGGAGTGGGGCATCGGCAGGGTGAGAGAGGAGATTGAAAAACGCGCGGGCTTTGATTTTGAGCCTGTAAAGGAGTTTTCGCTCCGCCAGCCGGAAAACCACCTCGGCTGGCACGCCCAGAACGACCCGTCTCTGATGTATGTCGGCATATTCATAGAGAACGGCAGGATAAGCGACACCGGCGGGAGCAGGGCAAAAACCTGCATAAGGGAAATAGTCCGGGACACGGGCGCGGGCGTCCGGCTGACGGCGCTCCAGAACATCATCCTGTCAAACATACCGGCTGGCAGGGCGGAGGAGGTCAAACGGCGGCTGAAAGACGGCGGCGTCAAAACCGAGGGCGAATATTCAGAGGCGCGGCTGAACTCAATGGCGTGCCCCGCGCTTCCCACCTGCGGGCTTGCGCTTGCCGAGGCGGAGCGCTACATGCCGTCTCTAATCTCGCGGCTTGAGGATATGGGATACGGCGATGAGAGGATAAAGATCCGCATGAGCGGCTGCCCCAATGCGTGTTCGCGCACGCCCACCTCGGAGATTGGCCTCATAGGGGCGTCTCCGGGCAAATACAACATCTATCTGGGCGGAAACTTTGAGGGCACGCGGTTGAACTCGCTTTTTGAGGAGATGGTTTCCGAAGAGGAACTCGCGCCCAAAATTGCGGGCTTCATAGACTTTTACAGAAAAGAGGCCGAAAGCGGCGAGGCGTTCGGGGATTTCTGCGACCGTGTGGGGTTTGAGGCGATAAAAAAAGCAACGCGCCCGGAGGGAGTCGAACCCCCAACCTCCTGA